catttttaaggaTCCTGCTTTTACCAGCCGTTATGGGCTAAAAAAAGTCCTACATAATCataaatgttaataaatacaGTATAAGtacagggctttttttctcctgtctcttgGTACAGTTCTTTAGGGTTCATATTCTTCAAGCTCCTTTCTGCAGCCACAAATactagttgcttttttttcccatccccTTATGTGAAGAAACACTTCTGTAATCCCCAAGATTCTTGCTTTGGCACTTAATTTTTACATAAATAAGCCTCACACCAATATTGAACAACTGTGATAAAACTGGCAGAGCTATTAAAAATAAGTGCTCGACACACTTAATATTCAGCCTTGTCATCGTATGCATTTTACATGTATAGTTTGGGATGTTTTCAGACAGCAAAAGCACTTTTAATCTTTTCACGAGGAAGAAGTCCAAAACCTCCATTAGAGATGACCAGCTGCCCTGGGGAATCGCACAGCTCATCAGCATGGGCAGCAACGGGAGCGTACACTGAAGTCTGATGAATGGGTTTGTCTTCCCTTTCCCCAGAGCCAGGGTACGTGGCATTAAGTTTATTCTGGGCCTAAACACAACAGAGGTCAAGCCTTTGTACGAAGGAGATCCTTTTACCTGGACTTACTTCCTGAAACTGCTTTACCCTTTGCGGCTGTGCCTACGCTGTATGAAAAGGGACGGACTGAGGCAGACGACACAAGGGGCTCTGATTGCAAATAAAAAATCTTTATTGCATCTTAGaagcaagtcttaaaaaaaaaaaaaaaagattttccatgCACTGAATCCATCCAAGTACCTACATCCTTGGGACTGTCACCAAAAAACGATGAACATTATAAGACATCGACTCTACACTAGTTGCAGTTCATATTCCATACATGTGTAAACAATGGTTATTTCTTCTACTGGAATAGCAATTACTCCATAAGATCCCTTCAAACATGGCAACAACCTAAGCATcggtttttctccattccttcaCTAGTCTCCACTTCCCAAAGAGTAGGCAAAGTGGAACTGAGAGCAATGAGACGAAATGGTGATGGAGAATACGATAGAAAAATATATTGTtcgctggtttttattttttgtttctgctgatcAAGATATTTACAGGTAGGTAGGTCCCAATAGGTCATCTACTTCAGTGACAACGTCCATTCACTGTCTAAGTCTCGGTGTAAAGGGTTCCCTTTCTGGCTTTAAGGcactttattttgtgtattttctcttACCTTGCTAGGTGTTAATTCATAGGGATCACACTTTCCTTGTATTCGGCCTCCCCATCCCCAGTTCCTCTTAGAATACCAAAAAAATTTCTAAGCTTACTGAAGTCATTCCAAAAGTGTTAAAGAAATCTGGGAGAAAAGattcatgaaaaaatattttagaaagtaatCTTTGGAGATCATTTACTGCAAGTACGATGTACACTACCTTATCAGTGAGAAGATGCAATACAttcctaatatatatatatatatttacacacacatatatatatatataaaatattaaaatgactaACAGATATTCAAGGAAAGGTCAAGAACCTAAACCAATGGATATTAAATAAATTAACGGTCtatcagatacagaaaaaaataaccccaaaacaaaactagTAATCAAATGTAATAATTGTTCCCATTAACATCATGTAACCGACTGAATAAAAGCAACGCAACCAGGTGCAGTACACTCGGTATAGAAGATTTTTCAAAGTTCTCGTTAAGGATCTCTAATTGTTCGTTGCATACTGTCGCTTTGCTGCAAGAGATTCGCATTTCCcatcctcttcccctcccttatTATGCTTCTGCATTTCTTGATGACATCATCTCAGCTCTAGACAGGACAGAGGTTGAGGATAATACACATCATCTCAGCTCTAGACAGGACAGCAGTTGAGGATAATATACAGAACCCATCCACGGATTCTTAAAACATTACGTCCATATATGGACcaaatataaaagacaaaaatttctACAAGGACTAATCGGATGGCAGGTTGTGCTTACTTTCTTCCCTCCCTTGAAGTTGCCTGGCCATAATAAGTGgaagtgtatttttaaactgaaataatcagccatttggaaaaaaaccctcctgcgATTAATATCCTTATCATCGCCACACCGATTTGTTTTGTtctaatgcaatttaaaaaacaatggcTATCCTTAACAAAAGAAGCAGAATCTTTGCACGGTAGCCATCACAACAAAACATTTAGATACACTgttttgccacttggcttgcaCGCTCAGGTCCCAATTTACAGAATCCCAGCAATGACGACAGCAACAGAAAAGGTAGGAAACAATCTTTTGTTCATAAGGAAATTCTAATTCAAGTCAGATTTCCGCCGATCGGTCGGATAACTCTCAAACAACTTTTTAGTTTGAAGGCAAATATTGATCACAGTTttgttcaaaaccaaaaccacaacaacagaaaaaccaacGGCCTTGTTCTTCTCAAAACGAGTGCTTTGTAAGAAAACAATGATGATTTCTAAAATATATCCTGTGTGGTGTTTTAAAAGTGAATTATCAAAAAACATTTTCCCAAAAATAAATtagatagttaaaaaaaaagtcttttccagcATAGCTGGACATTAGGCTGTCCTCACTGAGCCATTAGTATTGCTGCTTTTCCCAAAATTTGGGTCATTTTTTTCAAACCATATTTCAGCCAGCTGTTGTGTGGACCCATAAGTTGAAGCTTTAGACCCCAAGCACATTTTATATTGTTTTGGATCAAGATTAGGGTCACAAAAAACAGGGTGATGCACATGGACTACTCCAATTTCTTGGCTTCGGAAAGTTTTTAAGCCAGCTTGAATGACTTTGTTAAACAGGTCTACGTCTTCGAGGCCCCAACCTTGGATGGAGACGTCAAAGCCACCTGCTCGAAGAAGATCACCTTTGTAAATACAGGTAATACCAAAGCCATAGTTCCTCCAGAAACCTGTTTTCTGGGTGAAGGCAAAATGATTGTCACTAGGAACTTTTCCACTATAAACAATCTTTGGATCATACTGGCTAAAAATGATGGGAAAGTACACTTGTTGACCCAAAACTGTATTGGCTCTACACCGCTGGAGGAATTCTGTGGTAAACACTAAGTCAACATCACAGAAGAAAAGTAAAGACTCGTTCTGGAACTGAGAAGATCCGACTTCCAGAGCCAGTGCCCTCGAGAACTCCCCCGACACTGGTAAAACCTGCATGTCAGCCTTGGGGTATTTGGAGCGGTAATCTCTCATCAGCTCGATCTGCTTCGCTTTGTCAGGGTTGGAGTTGGAATTGAAAAGCAGGACAACCAGCTTGACGTTCTGGTTTGGAATGAGGCACGTCTTTTCAAAATTCCCCATGAACCTTGCAAACATGTCAAAACGTCCGGAGAGAGGAATCAGGATGTTGATCTTCTTGTCTTTGAGTTCCTTCCTCTCTACTTTTGATCTGCTGAGCTGGAAGGGAACAAACATCTTCAGCGAGTTGGAGAGAAAGGACAAGGATCCAGAATCCTGGTTGATTTTGCTGGCCAGCTCTTTGGCGTCCATCTCTTCATGCTCCATAAACTGGATCTTGCTGAACGTCTGCTGCAAGTACGCATGCCTCCTGACAGGGACGGTCATCTTCTTCCCCTTATGCTTTTTGTACAGAAGCAACAAGTCAAGAACGTACTCTGCTCCGTACATCGGATTTACTCTGCGATAGCCATACTGTATTTCCTTGAAATCTATGATCCTCCCCCGGGTCTTAGCGTTGGCGTTGATCATTTCCATGACCTGCATAACAATGTCATCCAACGCTTCACGCTGAGAAGAGTCCATTCCTCTCCGAGGGGGCTGCCCATCGGCACCCGAATACAAATACTTTCCTGTAAGAAACTCCCACTCCAAGATTTCTTCCCGGTGGCGGGGCTGGAATCTCATGAAGGAGGGTGGCATCCCCAGCTGCAGGTCATCTTTGTGGATTTCTGTATTGCTGTATTTGCTCATCAGGACAATTTCCCGGTGCAGCTGCACAGTCCGGTGGCGCAGCTCTGCTATCTTGCGGCTCAACATGTAGCTGTGAAGTCTGTACTGGTATGGGGGGTTCTTATTGGGATGCAGCGTTATAGCTCTGTGTATTTTGCTGTTCCTCAGGTCTCGGATATAGCCTTTTTTGTTCTGCTCATAATTTTCATAAAACAGCTGCTGCATctagaagagagaaagaagaagttAGCGTCTCGGCAGTGCTGTCCTTGTGAAAGTTAGCCCACGCAACCCCCACTGGGAGAAAATTCCTCCTTGCTCACAGGGCCAGAAGGCTTTCTGAATAAGCTGTTCTTGGTTTTAGGCACAGGTTGTAGCAATACCAGCTGCTATTCAAGGAAATTAAGAGGATTATTCATTGTAAACTGGTGAAAGAAACATCTATCATGGATTTGGGATTACTACAGCCCATTCTAGAGATACCACCGTTGGCCAAACAACTGAGCAGTAAGTAGATTGTAAGCTCGTTTTTTCACAACACCACAGCaccaccagggaaaaaaaaccatgaagtgTTCACTACAAAATTCTTACTATTCGCCTGCTTCCCATgagctttaataataataaagcgCAATAAAAAAGGAGACCATGTACATAGCAAGCAAGGATGACAACACCTTTTCCGTTACACCCAAATATTGTTTAGGCATTAAAAATCCATCTTGCTGAATATTTTAGTCAAGATGCCAAATACATTATCTCAAGTGCTGCAATGCACAACCACAGTTCCCCcgccattttaaaatgtcaacagaaagtaaaatgcaCCTGAGATTCCCAGCAGTAGTTCCAAAAGGCAGGTAATACAGGATGTGTATGTACACTAGAATAAATGCACCCTTAAAGTGGAAACTGCTACTTCAAAACAAGAAGATAGCAAGCTTAGATAGAAGATAGCAAGATTAGATTCACAAGCCTTATGGAAAGCCACAACTTAAGAAAAGTGGACAAACCAGCTTTACAGTTTTCAGTAGCTCAGGCAGTAGCTGATATAATGAAAGGCATGTGCAAACCAGGATGATAATGTGGAAAAtaagctggggagggggaaaaaaaaaccacgaggaaaaaaaacccctcgaGGCCAAAGTTCTATACCAGCCTAGTCAATGGACATTTAAAAAGATCACAGGCTGACTCTATATCACAACACAAATGTCACCAACCTGCCAGAGGAGCTGACATGACAGCTTCATTCGATATAGGATCCAACCATGTTATTTGCAGCAGAATTTGCTGTAGGTAATACAGTCAATAAAGCACATGTAAAAAGGCTATAAAGATTAGCAAAGAGCTAAAATccaaaagacaaacagaaaaaagaatgacTCAAATATGATGGCAATTAAGCAGAGCACTAAAAGGAAAATCACAGGCACAGAAAGCCTCCCTTTAACAGACAGCGTGAGTGATGCTTCTACCAGCTGTTCAGACCCAGCAGAAGTCTTGTTTTATTAGGCCCTCAGTTGCATTTTTCCCATTATTGTGGACAGACATTGAATCTAAGGGATAAACTTACACCTGGATTTAATTGCCGCTATCTTAACAAACCACATGTGTGCACACTGAAATTTGAAATTCAGCGTATTGCCGTGGACAGCACAGGAGCAAGCTGCATATACTTGAAACGGCTCATGTGGATTTTAATCTGAACAAATGTAATTCATttcaaaggagggagggaggaacttCTGCtggactgaaaaagaaagaatggtttTTTTCATGGGTCATCACCAATCCCATACCTGTTCTCCTTTCCTGCTCAAGTTCACCTTCTTGCCCACTCTCCCCCAGATGATTCCTGCTGCATGCATGCTGTCTGTGAGCAATTCAGGCCAGAGGCTGCCTCTTGCTAGATAGATCCCATACAGCAATGCAGCCAAAGGAGGACATCTTGGTGATGGCCTCCTGGCAAGCCACAGATGAGCTGCCTGTCAAGATGTATATCCCCTTAGAAGTCATGCAAGATTTAAGAGTGCTATGGGCAGCGGTTAGTTGGCCTAACCCTATGTTCAGCTGAGAGTTATCCAAATTGAATGAACCTTATGCTTTCCTGAGAAGCACGTTTTTCCACTCACCCAAAGACTGTTCTTCATTTGTACCCCTGTATTGTTTCTTCTACTAATAACACTCTGTTTTTTGTCCACTTTGAGCCGTGATGCTTCTGTTAGGGGCTCTAGGAGACCTCAAATCATACCCACTTACAGTCAGTCCTCTAAGCACAATTCATTACAATGGAGAGCTCACACAGCAAGAACAAGACCAGTCCAACACTGCAGGACCCACACGTGTATTTTTACTGACGCTGCTGATCTATCCTCTCTAACACTACATATATATAGAAGTATTAAATGCATATGGTAACAGATTTCACTGACATTTTAACTACAATACAACTATAGGCACAGGCTTTCCCAGGAGTATTGTGACATTAGATAAAAATTCTTAGATCATGTCATTAGGCAACtgttatttaaaggaaaattgaCAGTAGGACTTAATTTCAAATCTTGTTTTGAatttataagaaaacaaaatcaagacCATGCAGCCTGAATGCATTTATTCCAAAACTGCCATCTAGGGCATTCTGAATTAGCTACAAGAGGAAACCATGAGAAGCAGAGAGGCTTTTAGATTACACAACAAAGTTTTAATAGAATACCGATGGGTAGGAAAATGTTATGAAACTTCCCAACGGAAGTAAAGATATGAACCCCTAGCAAATGGCCCTAAATAAAATTAACAAGCGTATTTTAAAGCTCTGGCTTGCCATGCAGGAGTAACCTCTTAGCTAGGCTGGTTAACTTCTGAACTTTCAATACTACTATTTGCCTCTTCCAGAAACCAGCTAACtttgaaaactgaactgaaaatagAACACATTTCAGCAAGACTTTACTGGTGCTTCAACGCAAAGCAATTTACAACTGAAACATCTATTAACAGCCACCTTGCTCCAGCCAAAAAGGTGACAACTGTAACAAACCCTGTGCTCCGGCCAACCCTGCAGTGCAACTAATGAGAAGCACCACAGTAGCCCAGCTTTTATATAATCCTATTTTTCAGAAGAATGCTTTGCAAGGCTGGCACTTTCGTTGTTATTCCTATGGAGTCTGCCCCTCCTCTACTCCAGCGTCCCTCCTGTCTCCTCGCATTCAGCAAGCTGCAGCAGGCATGGGATGTGCCAGCATCCTGCAGCCCGGATCCCCCATCTAGGAACCAAGGTACATCCCACACCTGTAGGAAACACCCAGAAGGGTATCAGAAGGGGTTAATCAATTCCCTATAGAGAGTATAATGACTTACAAACTATTTTTGCACAGTGTCATGAAGTGCTGTAAATGAAGTCCAAGTGGCCAGCAGCCAACAGAGCAATTTAACCCTTCCTGGCCTGAGGCGGACACTGACCCAATGCCTCAGAAGCACTGTGATGCCCATGGGCTTTCCTGCACGATAAGGAGCCCCACGTGGATTACGTTCTCTCACCCACATCTACAAAACTTGAAAGAAATGAGCAGTTCCCCCCACATAGTTTGACAGCTCCACCAACACTAATTTGTTTAAATCATTAAGGCAGTGCTAGTCCTCGGCATTGGGTTGAATCAGTAACAAGGGCAATGCCCAACTATGGCCCATCACTGCTAATGTAGATTCTACCTCATTTGGGTCCAAAACACTATCCTAAATATCACCTACTAGCACATGTGGGCTTTCAACTCCACACAATACTGGAAAgccaaaaggaagacaaaaaatcATAATACCTCTTCTGTACATCATTAATAGGTGGGTGGGAGAAGACAACAGAGAAAGTAATTAGTTCCTCCCATGTAGCAGCTGTTAAACACACACATGGGGAGTGACACAAGCCCAGAACATACATGTCTCTAACAGACATTACGTGCAAACTTCCCCATGCCTGTTACCAGACTCTTGCGAGTTGAACACTTGCAAACTCTTCTTGTAGTGAAACAGGTTTCTCTATgattcttttcaaaaaaagaaccTTTCATGGATATTAGTTTTGCAATGATTATATTCTAAGCATGCTTTATTCTAATGCAGAGCACTGAGAGCATAGGGATACAAAGAAGAGCTACTCTTTATTGACCACTATTTACTCTAGACCTGTTGAAGCCTTAAAAACCCTAATGTTCCCCAAACCATTAGAGACTGAATGTTTAAACTGTGGTACAGCTGTTGTGGGCACTACTGGCTCATGTCCAAAAGACCAACTGAAAGGGGAGAGTGTTATgttcttcattttaaatgaagaagtCTTTTGCAGGCCAAAAAAAGTGTACTGGAGAAAATGGACTTTAAAAATAAGACCAGTTTATGCAGAAACTGGCCCGCAGCCATGGATTAGCCCCCAAGGGCTTTCTCTCACAGCTCCAGATTGTACTACCACAACCCAGAAAACACAGCCCCACAAGTCTCATGAAAAGCAATCATGGACAAGACATGTTGTATGGCAGGCTTCGAAATGCCCAAGATGTGCTTTAAATACAAAGCCAAACTAATTAAAAGTTCAAAAGATGGCTAATGTCACCTAGTGCATGAGCACCTCAGTTGGGAGGAGATGAGCATGCAGGTCCCTCTCTGCAGCTGGTGCAGAGCTGTTCTCCTATGGGAGCAATGTGGGGGCCAGGACAGCCCTTACCGttaccacagctctgctgccaaaACTACGCAGCATGCTTGCCCCCATCTCCTCCTCGCTCCTCCTTCCAAAGATGCAGCTGTAGCGGTGCAAGGGAGCAGCTCCTGTTGGTTGGTTAAAATGGAATGAAACATGTTTTGCACCCACATCCCAAGTAACTGTATGAAATAATTGTAGTTGCACTAACACAGCTTTGCCACTTTGGAGTGATTAACCAAAACAGATCActagttttctgctttttaaaccaCCAATATCACTAAATtggtaaaatattttgcatgtagACCCAATGGAAAGGAGCAGTGGGTCTTGGTTTACTGCTGACTTGCAGTAGAGGGGGAGACCACAGTGACCTCCCTGCACGCAACTCTCTGTATTCAGGCTTCTCATTAATGATGATCTTTCCATTTTAAATCCTGATGCTTTATGTGTGATCCCACAGCTAACCACTGACACGAGTGAGGTCACTCCTGGGCAGAGTTATTATGGTGGAGACAAACACAGGGAAATAATGGATAAACACTCATTTCCAGAGAACTTGGCCACTCGTTCATCCCTGTAACCTCCCCAGTTGCCACTACAGGAAAGGATGCAGGAAACACCACTTGGTGCTGGGAGATCAGACTTCCCTCTCAGCTGACAAGTGAAGCCCCAAGCTCTGGAGCACAATCAAATGATGTGATTCCTCAGATGAATTACTTCTCACAAAAATTTCATCAGGTACCACTGGTTcacatttgctttgtttcataaATTAAAGAGAGGCAAGAAAATCAGCTGGACATCCTGAACAGCCAGTACTCtaaacttccatagagaagcagagGCAGATCCAGCTGTGATACACTGTGACCTCTGAGTGCAATAACTCCAGGCATGCTCTGAAGCAAGAAGTTTATTTTGTACAACACAATTGCCTCTTCTTATATGATACTAAGTGAAACAGCGCCTGTCTCACTCAAGAGCCTCGCAGTGCCTTCTGCGCCGTTCCCCTCTCCAAAGTATTCGAGAAAGGAAGCCAAGTATCTAAGGCAAGTTTCAAGCACAGCAAACTCAAGGTCACTGAATTCCCAAGGAATCTGTGAATTAGGAGAGTTACTGCTGGAGTTCAATCTTTTGTTAACAATACCAAGTAGCTGTTTAATTAAACAACTGTCCTTCTCCCAACCCTTTCTTGTTTAAGCAAGTAGAAGAGCTTAAAAATTACTTACTCATTTACAGTTTCTAACCAAGTAGCCTTTACAGTATTCCCAGGTTggcaacagaaagaagaaaagctgcaaaaatgaGTGTCTTCAAAACTAGCATCATGTACTTCACCTCCAACCTTGAGCTTGACAATCTTATTACACAAAACCTACACATGGGAGCAATCCACAgcacttgggaactaactgagATTCTCCAGCTACGAAGCAGAGGAGAACTTCCctctgcctggccctgcattaGACTGAGCTTCATCCTCCTGGTCTAAATGAAGATACAGGATCCTAGTCTCCTCCTAGCCATGAAGCGGGGTTTCCTCCCTCAGGTCTCCCCTATTTTGGATAAGGGGGGCAAGCTGAATCAGACCTGctgagtaaagaaaagaaagactactGCAATCACATTAACACTCTCAAAAGAAGGTAGTTGCTTATTTAGTGAAACATCCTTCTCCTTGGGTGTATCTGACACAGATACTACACAGGTGCCATTGTGCACTCCATAAAGCCTCAAACTGCTTCTCTAGAGACAcagatttatgtttttaaagcataaaCCAGAATATAACCTGAAAGCATTTTGTACCTTAGGAGTAACCAGATAAAACAGAATGTGCCATTTTAGGATACTTAGATTTAACTGTGCAAACCTTAGAGAGCTGGATGCAATTGCAGAGTTTTCTTCCAAAAGGTTCTGatttaacagaaacaaaagcaaataaaacaccaCTAAATATTAACAAATGTTCTATGCTACGGCTATTAAAGCAGCAGAACATCATAAGTGCTAATGACTAATTATCATTGCTATTGCTTGAGAAACAGTGCTCAAAATTTGTTTCTAGCATAATTTCCAAATTACGAGTCCTGGTGCAAACTGCTGTTCTGCACATGGCTCTCCCTTGCTCAAGTTAAGGCTTTGACCCACGGGGCAAATGATTCAGCTCTCCCTTTCCAGCAGAGAAGAACTGCCTCTGTCCCAGAtccaaacaaaaccaggaatacaGTGACTCGCCACTGATTTGTTCATTTAAAGGCCAGAATCAGGGATGATGCCAGACTACTTGCCCACTGAATATACTGCATCTTGGGATTTCTCTTCCTTGTTGTCAACTCCACACTTTCAGACTCTGCAGTCCAGGCAGAGTACAAGAAAAACTTGGTTTTCATTATGAATTTCATCAGGCCCATGAAAGAAATAGCCACAGCCTTGGAAATCTCTATCTGCTCTTTCTCATGCAAAGTGTTAAGATTTCAGAGGAGCAGCACATGATCCTTGGAGGGTAGTTTCTTGGAGATGATGAGCAGAAAGCTTCTGACACCCTGGCAAATATTTTTTTGGATGCTGGAAACAGTGTTAGAGGGATGCAGTCTCCTCTGAGCAGAGACTACAGAAAAGAAGACCTTTCCTGGACTGCTGCATGATTTTCCACCATGTGTTTTCAAGAGGCAGTAATGTAATCATTTAGAAATACTTTTGTCCATGGAATTCAAAGATTCCTATTTGGGAGCTACTTTCCACAGCCAGTGGTTTTGTAGGAGTTGCGAGCCATGATGGATGATGAGCCTTTTTGGTCCCAAAACACCTGGCAAGGGCACCACAAGCTGCTGCTTACAGGGGAGTGGAGAAGAAACCCCCTGCTTGGAGAAACTTCAGCTGCAGCCTAGGCATCCATGCGTCATCTCAACATCAGTCCAACATCAGAAATAAAGCTGGAGCAGTGTAGCCTCCCTGCCAGACTTGCTGGGACAGAAGTGATTTTGTAGCACACACCACACCAGGTCTCCAGGTCTCTGCCAATACCAGATTCTGCAAGAACCCTGGGGAAGGATCAGCCCGAGTGGATCCAGTTGCAGGATCCAGCCCCTTCAGCCTTGCCCACATCACAAGCACAGCTTTCTTTTGATGCAAGTTAGTTCAGGAATCCCTGCCCCTGAGTAGGTACACAGCGCTCTACATGGAGACAATGTCATAGTAACAGGTTCGGGCTGAAGGACAGTACTGAAGCAGTCACATCAGCACAAAGCTCTAAATCTCTCTGAGCCTTCACAGGAGAGTACTGTGAATTTAATTAGGCAAAGATTTGGCCTTACAATAGCAACTGCTGCAGTTCTTCCCTGTGTGTAAAAAGGTGGGGTTGTATTTAAAAAACGGATTCATTTTCAAGACTTCTGGCACTTCCAGCTTAAGCAGCACTGTTTTAGATGAGGAGGGACACAGCTCCCTTCTTTATGGCAAGAGGCCATGCTTGCTGTTTCTGATCCCTTGTGAAGACTTGTGGCAAGAATACATCTTTTGGAAAGGGGTGAGAGGGGAGCTGGGAATGCTGAATAAAATCCGCAAGACAAGGCCAACTGCTGAACTGCCTGTGTCAAAGCTGCAGCCCTTCAAACCTGCAGTGCCAGTAAGCCTCAAAGTGACAGAGCATCTTTCATAACTGCATTTAGAAATCCGTCTGCTTTATGCTTTCCTAATAACCGACGGTAAAACCACTTCTCTGCCAGCAGCATCAGTATCAGCTAATGAAAATTGACAGAAAACTGGGAATATATTAGGTTTCTGATTTCTCTGCTAGTGagccctcctcccagctgccacAACAGCTGCTCCCGTGAGTGCTGCTACGCTGCACCTCTGCCAGGTGAGCAGCTGGAAAAAGGGATGTTGTTCAGGACACACTCTTGAAACCTTAGCCCCTTCCAAATCGGTGGTGACCTGTCACTAGGA
This window of the Accipiter gentilis chromosome 10, bAccGen1.1, whole genome shotgun sequence genome carries:
- the CHSY1 gene encoding chondroitin sulfate synthase 1 isoform X1, whose product is MAGRGRRAWLSVLLGLVLGFVLASRLVLPRASELAAAARPRRARPQGCRPPPAAAAPPRRPGPPAQSFLFVGVMTAQKYLRSRAVAAHRTWSKTIPGKVEFFSSEGSDTSIPIPIVPLPGVDDSYPPQKKSFMMLKYMHDHYLDKYEWFMRADDDVYIKGDKLENFLRSLNSSEPLFLGQTGLGTTEEMGKLALEPGENFCMGGPGVIMSREVLRRMVPHIGECLREMYTTHEDVEVGRCVRRFAGVQCVWSYEMQQLFYENYEQNKKGYIRDLRNSKIHRAITLHPNKNPPYQYRLHSYMLSRKIAELRHRTVQLHREIVLMSKYSNTEIHKDDLQLGMPPSFMRFQPRHREEILEWEFLTGKYLYSGADGQPPRRGMDSSQREALDDIVMQVMEMINANAKTRGRIIDFKEIQYGYRRVNPMYGAEYVLDLLLLYKKHKGKKMTVPVRRHAYLQQTFSKIQFMEHEEMDAKELASKINQDSGSLSFLSNSLKMFVPFQLSRSKVERKELKDKKINILIPLSGRFDMFARFMGNFEKTCLIPNQNVKLVVLLFNSNSNPDKAKQIELMRDYRSKYPKADMQVLPVSGEFSRALALEVGSSQFQNESLLFFCDVDLVFTTEFLQRCRANTVLGQQVYFPIIFSQYDPKIVYSGKVPSDNHFAFTQKTGFWRNYGFGITCIYKGDLLRAGGFDVSIQGWGLEDVDLFNKVIQAGLKTFRSQEIGVVHVHHPVFCDPNLDPKQYKMCLGSKASTYGSTQQLAEIWFEKNDPNFGKSSNTNGSVRTA
- the CHSY1 gene encoding chondroitin sulfate synthase 1 isoform X2 — its product is MMLKYMHDHYLDKYEWFMRADDDVYIKGDKLENFLRSLNSSEPLFLGQTGLGTTEEMGKLALEPGENFCMGGPGVIMSREVLRRMVPHIGECLREMYTTHEDVEVGRCVRRFAGVQCVWSYEMQQLFYENYEQNKKGYIRDLRNSKIHRAITLHPNKNPPYQYRLHSYMLSRKIAELRHRTVQLHREIVLMSKYSNTEIHKDDLQLGMPPSFMRFQPRHREEILEWEFLTGKYLYSGADGQPPRRGMDSSQREALDDIVMQVMEMINANAKTRGRIIDFKEIQYGYRRVNPMYGAEYVLDLLLLYKKHKGKKMTVPVRRHAYLQQTFSKIQFMEHEEMDAKELASKINQDSGSLSFLSNSLKMFVPFQLSRSKVERKELKDKKINILIPLSGRFDMFARFMGNFEKTCLIPNQNVKLVVLLFNSNSNPDKAKQIELMRDYRSKYPKADMQVLPVSGEFSRALALEVGSSQFQNESLLFFCDVDLVFTTEFLQRCRANTVLGQQVYFPIIFSQYDPKIVYSGKVPSDNHFAFTQKTGFWRNYGFGITCIYKGDLLRAGGFDVSIQGWGLEDVDLFNKVIQAGLKTFRSQEIGVVHVHHPVFCDPNLDPKQYKMCLGSKASTYGSTQQLAEIWFEKNDPNFGKSSNTNGSVRTA